A genomic window from Caldicellulosiruptor kronotskyensis 2002 includes:
- a CDS encoding cyclic-di-AMP receptor produces the protein MKLIVAVVQNEDIGRLLDALQKEGIMATKLSTSGGFLRSGNTTLLIGIDDDRVSEVIDIISQKCKTRKQIVSSPVTNNPSTGVYMPYPIEITIGGATIFVLNVERFEKV, from the coding sequence ATGAAGCTTATTGTAGCAGTTGTGCAAAATGAAGACATTGGCAGGCTTTTGGACGCTCTTCAAAAAGAAGGTATAATGGCAACAAAGCTTTCAACCTCAGGTGGATTTTTGCGTTCTGGCAACACCACTTTGCTCATAGGCATTGATGATGACAGGGTTTCTGAGGTGATTGACATTATATCTCAAAAGTGTAAGACACGTAAACAAATTGTTTCATCACCTGTTACAAACAATCCGTCAACAGGTGTATACATGCCATATCCTATTGAAATAACAATTGGTGGTGCAACAATATTTGTCCTCAATGTTGAAAGATTTGAGAAGGTTTAA
- a CDS encoding aminotransferase class I/II-fold pyridoxal phosphate-dependent enzyme translates to MKLDQESMQRILDNLKIFNALKSYNFLRLHMPGHKGKEEIFPDAIKNIFPSFDVTETFYTDNLLDPKGYIKEFLDGINEFFGSNYSFLSLQGSTHLLQSSIAAFSNPYDSILINRDAHKSIYNIAKILKLDIEYIYPQYDDSLGIFTHIDKKHFESVLQTSKAQIVVITSPSYYGIEQNVEVLSKIAKKYQKKLIVDQAHGGYYKFVGEKTALDSGADICILSLHKTLPCPNQSAVLLSNLADNGNKKLSATLGYFHTTSPSYVLLAWSEYGIEFSKMFGRQFFEELKRKLDKLCKPVLEYTNYVYKDVDILKLLLNFSKVGKNQSFIKSLLERYSIVPELFDQNRILFYFSLVDALSNFEILESFFYDIIKEKGKEMLKKKFLSPPRPKKVLKVYEVDSMKKRRVKICEAEGFVCAQAIIPYPPGFPVVVEGEVIEKDTIEYLQELLGIEFIKKNEVDVVEDG, encoded by the coding sequence ATGAAATTGGACCAAGAAAGTATGCAAAGGATTTTAGATAATCTTAAAATTTTCAATGCTCTTAAAAGTTACAATTTTTTGCGTCTTCACATGCCAGGTCACAAAGGTAAAGAAGAGATTTTTCCAGATGCAATTAAAAATATATTTCCCAGCTTTGATGTCACAGAAACCTTCTATACAGACAACTTATTGGACCCAAAAGGTTATATAAAGGAATTTTTAGATGGAATAAATGAGTTTTTTGGTTCAAATTATAGTTTTTTGTCTCTTCAGGGTTCAACACACCTTCTGCAATCCTCAATTGCTGCATTTTCAAATCCGTACGACAGTATACTTATAAACAGAGATGCTCACAAAAGCATATATAATATTGCAAAGATTTTAAAGCTTGATATTGAATATATATATCCACAGTACGATGATTCATTAGGAATATTTACACATATCGACAAAAAGCACTTTGAAAGTGTTCTTCAAACTTCAAAAGCTCAGATTGTTGTAATAACTTCACCATCATATTATGGCATTGAGCAGAATGTAGAAGTGCTCTCAAAGATTGCAAAGAAATATCAAAAAAAGCTCATAGTTGACCAAGCTCACGGTGGTTATTATAAATTTGTAGGGGAAAAAACAGCCTTGGATAGCGGAGCTGATATATGCATTTTAAGTCTTCACAAAACATTGCCATGTCCAAACCAGTCTGCAGTGCTTTTGTCAAACTTAGCAGATAATGGCAATAAGAAACTTTCTGCAACATTGGGTTATTTTCACACAACAAGCCCATCGTATGTGCTGCTTGCTTGGAGTGAGTATGGGATAGAGTTTTCAAAAATGTTTGGCAGACAGTTTTTTGAAGAGCTTAAAAGAAAACTTGATAAGCTATGCAAGCCGGTCTTAGAATATACAAACTATGTCTACAAAGATGTAGATATTTTAAAACTTCTTTTAAACTTTAGCAAAGTAGGGAAAAATCAAAGTTTTATAAAAAGTCTTTTGGAGAGGTATTCTATTGTTCCAGAGCTTTTTGACCAAAATAGGATTCTGTTTTATTTTTCTCTGGTGGATGCTCTTTCTAATTTTGAAATCTTGGAAAGCTTTTTTTATGATATAATAAAAGAAAAAGGAAAAGAAATGCTGAAAAAAAAGTTTTTATCGCCGCCAAGACCAAAAAAGGTTTTAAAAGTGTATGAAGTTGACAGCATGAAAAAAAGAAGGGTAAAGATTTGTGAGGCAGAAGGCTTTGTATGTGCGCAGGCAATCATTCCTTATCCCCCGGGATTTCCGGTTGTTGTTGAGGGTGAGGTTATAGAAAAGGATACTATAGAATATTTACAAGAGCTTTTGGGTATTGAATTTATTAAAAAAAATGAGGTTGATGTGGTTGAGGATGGGTAA
- a CDS encoding DNA recombination protein RmuC, protein MEAVLLIVAIVLGISNLFLLIRFKNNMNSSLETQNKLLEIEKELEQIQNSISQQFSQNKNEMQNMISSFGSILMTRFSDLSNQIINFTSSNQERLDSIRKEIDSKLEKIRETVDSQLQSTLETKLSQSFKLVSERLELVHRGLGEMQVLAGSVGDLKKILSNVKVRGTLGEIQLGNIIDQILDQSQYERNVRIKPHTQEQVEFAIKIPSKNSKDNEFIYLPIDSKFPIESYQRLIEAQEKADVEEVARFSKELENSIRQNAKTIKEKYIDPPKTTDFAIMFLPSEGLYAEVLKIPGLFESVQREYKVIIAGPTTVVAMLNTISLGFKTFAIEKRTNEVWELLSAVKTEFSRFAEILEKVKKKLSEAQDTIDTATRKTRTIERKLKSVETLSSEKDIDMILYEEEATEESSGK, encoded by the coding sequence TTGGAAGCAGTTTTGCTGATTGTTGCTATTGTTCTTGGCATATCAAACTTGTTCCTGCTCATAAGATTTAAAAATAATATGAATTCTTCTTTGGAGACACAAAATAAACTGTTAGAGATTGAAAAAGAACTTGAACAAATTCAAAATTCTATCTCGCAGCAATTTTCTCAGAATAAAAATGAAATGCAAAACATGATAAGCTCATTTGGCAGCATTCTGATGACAAGATTTTCAGACCTATCCAATCAGATAATAAATTTTACATCATCAAATCAGGAGAGACTTGACAGTATCCGAAAAGAGATAGATAGCAAGCTTGAGAAAATACGAGAGACTGTTGACAGCCAGCTACAAAGCACATTAGAAACAAAACTTTCACAGTCTTTCAAGCTTGTATCAGAGCGGCTTGAGCTTGTCCACAGAGGCCTTGGTGAGATGCAGGTTTTAGCAGGAAGTGTTGGTGATCTTAAAAAAATTTTGAGCAATGTAAAGGTAAGAGGTACACTTGGTGAGATTCAGCTTGGCAATATCATAGACCAGATTTTGGATCAATCACAGTACGAAAGAAATGTCAGGATAAAACCACACACTCAAGAACAAGTTGAGTTTGCTATAAAGATTCCTTCTAAAAATTCAAAGGATAATGAATTTATATACCTTCCAATAGACTCTAAATTCCCCATAGAAAGTTATCAGCGACTTATTGAGGCACAGGAAAAAGCAGATGTAGAAGAAGTTGCAAGATTTTCGAAGGAGCTTGAAAATAGTATAAGACAGAATGCAAAGACTATAAAGGAAAAGTACATTGACCCGCCTAAAACAACAGATTTTGCTATCATGTTTTTGCCTTCTGAGGGGCTTTATGCAGAGGTGCTGAAGATACCTGGACTATTTGAGTCTGTGCAAAGGGAATACAAGGTAATTATTGCAGGACCTACAACAGTTGTTGCAATGCTCAACACCATTTCGCTTGGATTTAAAACTTTTGCTATTGAAAAGAGAACAAATGAGGTCTGGGAGCTTTTGTCTGCCGTCAAGACTGAGTTTTCAAGGTTTGCTGAGATTCTTGAAAAGGTTAAAAAGAAGCTTTCTGAAGCGCAGGATACAATTGACACTGCAACAAGAAAGACAAGAACTATAGAAAGAAAGCTTAAAAGTGTTGAGACTCTCTCTTCAGAAAAAGATATAGATATGATTCTTTATGAAGAGGAAGCTACTGAAGAAAGTTCAGGAAAATAG
- the cimA gene encoding citramalate synthase, translating into MEDNKTIIIYDSTLRDGAQAGGISYTLEDKLKIVERLDKFGVKFIEAGNPGSNIKDQEFFARVKKMKLKNATLIAFGSTRRVGIDVKDDPNIQSLIAADTEAVAIFGKSWDFHVKEVLKTTEDENLQMIYDTIKYLKSLGKYVVFDAEHFFDGYKNNRKYALETLKVAKEAGADSLDLCDTNGGTFPMDIYNITKEVVEMFPGTLIGIHCHNDTGMAVANSIMAVLAGARQVQGTINGYGERCGNADLITLIPNLQLKLGFKCVPDENIKHLTSLSRYVAEIANMIPNERAPYVGAYAFTHKAGMHIDAVKKNPASFEHINPEIVGNTRRIVLSEVAGRATILDKIREIDPTVTKDSPVTKEIIDELKRLENEGYQFESAEASFEMLIRKKLGLYQPFFTLKEFKVLINEPAVEYSSSAIVKIAVDGVTAITAAEGDGPVHALDSALRKALEKFYPELKEVHLVDYKVRVLNAETATAAKVRVLIESTDGKDTWTTVGVSTDIVNASWIALVDSLEYKLCKEKVGK; encoded by the coding sequence GTGGAAGATAATAAGACCATCATCATTTATGACTCAACCTTAAGAGACGGTGCTCAGGCTGGTGGAATTTCATACACTTTGGAAGATAAGCTCAAGATTGTAGAGAGACTTGACAAATTTGGTGTAAAATTCATCGAAGCAGGCAATCCCGGCTCTAACATCAAAGACCAGGAGTTTTTCGCAAGAGTTAAAAAGATGAAACTGAAAAATGCAACGCTTATTGCCTTTGGTTCGACAAGACGAGTGGGAATTGACGTGAAAGATGACCCTAACATCCAGTCATTAATTGCAGCTGACACCGAAGCTGTTGCAATCTTTGGCAAGTCATGGGATTTTCATGTTAAAGAGGTTTTAAAAACAACAGAGGATGAAAATCTTCAGATGATTTATGATACAATAAAATATTTAAAGTCCTTAGGCAAGTATGTTGTATTTGACGCAGAGCACTTTTTTGATGGGTACAAGAATAACAGAAAATACGCTTTGGAGACTTTAAAGGTTGCAAAGGAAGCAGGAGCAGATTCTTTGGACCTGTGCGATACAAACGGTGGCACCTTCCCAATGGATATTTACAACATCACAAAAGAAGTTGTTGAGATGTTTCCTGGGACATTGATTGGAATTCACTGTCACAACGACACAGGTATGGCTGTTGCAAACTCAATCATGGCTGTTTTGGCAGGAGCTCGTCAGGTACAGGGAACTATAAACGGATATGGTGAGAGGTGTGGGAACGCAGACCTTATCACGCTCATTCCAAATCTTCAGCTAAAGCTTGGTTTTAAATGTGTACCAGATGAGAACATAAAACACCTGACATCTCTTTCAAGGTATGTTGCAGAGATAGCAAACATGATTCCAAACGAGCGCGCACCATATGTTGGAGCTTATGCATTTACTCACAAGGCAGGAATGCACATTGATGCTGTCAAGAAAAATCCAGCTTCGTTTGAGCATATTAACCCTGAGATTGTTGGAAACACAAGAAGAATAGTACTGTCTGAGGTTGCCGGAAGGGCTACAATTCTTGACAAGATTCGCGAAATTGACCCGACAGTTACAAAAGACTCACCTGTCACAAAAGAGATTATTGATGAGCTAAAGCGCCTTGAGAATGAAGGGTATCAGTTTGAGTCTGCAGAGGCTTCATTTGAGATGTTAATTAGGAAAAAGCTGGGACTTTACCAGCCGTTCTTTACTCTCAAAGAATTTAAAGTTCTCATTAATGAACCGGCAGTAGAGTACAGCTCATCTGCAATTGTAAAGATTGCAGTAGATGGGGTTACAGCAATCACTGCTGCAGAAGGTGATGGTCCTGTTCATGCTTTAGATAGTGCTTTGAGAAAGGCTTTGGAAAAGTTTTATCCCGAGCTCAAAGAGGTTCATCTTGTTGACTACAAAGTAAGAGTGCTCAACGCCGAGACAGCAACTGCTGCAAAGGTAAGAGTTCTGATTGAGTCAACAGACGGAAAAGACACCTGGACAACTGTAGGTGTTTCAACAGACATTGTCAATGCAAGCTGGATTGCACTTGTTGACTCACTGGAGTATAAGCTTTGCAAAGAAAAAGTGGGGAAATAA
- the tmk gene encoding dTMP kinase, which produces MRMGKLIVFEGNDGSGKTTQLVKVEKYLKEKGYKVLTTREPGGTEVGYRIRKLLLDPQYKMDGLTEALLLAADRNEHVKNVLIPALDEGYIVLCDRYILSSVVYQGIVRGVGVENILRLNSIFEDRIKPDLYIVLTLEPEIALQRIKMAGKNDKLDLEDLEFHRLVYSGFKEVSKWFERCVNIEAQGSEKEVFEKVLLEIEKLLVNGK; this is translated from the coding sequence TTGAGGATGGGTAAACTCATAGTATTTGAAGGAAACGATGGTTCAGGTAAAACTACCCAGCTTGTAAAAGTTGAAAAATATCTTAAAGAAAAGGGATACAAAGTTCTCACAACAAGAGAGCCAGGTGGGACAGAAGTAGGATACAGAATCAGAAAGCTTCTTTTAGACCCTCAATATAAGATGGATGGGCTGACTGAAGCTCTGCTTTTAGCTGCAGACAGGAACGAACATGTTAAAAATGTACTCATTCCTGCACTGGATGAAGGGTACATTGTGCTTTGCGACAGATACATCCTAAGTAGTGTAGTTTACCAGGGCATTGTAAGAGGGGTTGGTGTTGAAAATATTCTGAGATTAAATTCAATCTTTGAAGATAGAATAAAACCCGATCTTTACATTGTTCTTACCTTAGAGCCTGAAATAGCTCTGCAGAGAATTAAAATGGCTGGAAAAAACGACAAGCTTGACTTAGAAGATTTGGAGTTTCACAGGCTTGTGTACAGCGGCTTTAAAGAGGTATCAAAATGGTTTGAAAGATGTGTGAACATTGAGGCGCAAGGTTCAGAAAAAGAGGTTTTTGAAAAGGTGTTATTGGAGATAGAGAAGCTATTGGTAAATGGGAAGTAG
- the safA gene encoding SafA/ExsA family spore coat assembly protein produces the protein MKKIFAFLSILFFLNFSSAFAQTKIYTIQSGDTLWSIAVKNQVSISELLAANPQIKNPSLIFPGQKINIPNQSDFKSFEDEVIRLTNQERAKAGLAILKSNWQLSRVAKYKSLDMASKNYFSHYSPTYGSPFKMMESFGLKFSAAGENIAYGQKSPQEVVRSWMNSPGHRANILSPSFTEIGVGVAKNSKGVLYWTQMFIRPY, from the coding sequence ATGAAAAAAATATTTGCATTTTTGAGCATCCTATTTTTTCTGAATTTTTCAAGTGCCTTTGCACAAACAAAGATTTATACCATCCAAAGCGGAGACACTCTGTGGAGTATAGCTGTTAAAAATCAAGTTAGTATAAGCGAACTTTTAGCAGCAAACCCTCAGATCAAAAATCCAAGCTTAATATTTCCCGGACAAAAGATAAATATCCCCAATCAATCCGATTTTAAATCTTTTGAGGATGAAGTAATAAGACTTACAAACCAAGAGCGCGCAAAAGCAGGGCTTGCGATACTTAAGTCAAATTGGCAGCTTTCACGCGTTGCCAAATACAAATCTCTGGATATGGCAAGCAAAAACTATTTTTCACACTATTCCCCAACTTATGGCTCGCCATTTAAGATGATGGAAAGTTTTGGGCTCAAATTTTCTGCAGCAGGGGAAAATATTGCGTACGGGCAAAAATCACCTCAAGAGGTTGTTCGTTCATGGATGAACTCCCCAGGGCACAGAGCAAATATTCTTAGCCCCTCTTTTACTGAAATTGGTGTTGGGGTTGCAAAAAATAGCAAGGGAGTTTTGTATTGGACCCAGATGTTCATAAGACCATACTAA
- a CDS encoding DNA polymerase III subunit: MNLDTFIGQREIINTLKKALNKPFHAYIFEGEKGLGKKLLAMTFSKQVLCEEKLACGVCKSCRLFDAFTHPDFKLIKRDEDRKEISVDAIREIIKDISRGPIFATKKIYVIQEAEEMSTSAQNALLKTLEEPPEYALFILTCNNLERLLPTVISRSLVLSFKRYSSSEISEILKKHELEPKDYVLKLCRGNPKIALDFYDKEVQNKRDYIFDKLLSYDGASFSLIKEFESDFEKFKDDFAFLFETVIYFLRDALMFKKTNLVELIINTDKLEKIVEFANKHTISHIYRLLQDFIMLEKYPDANVISDNVLDMIFLKLSGG, encoded by the coding sequence ATGAATTTAGATACTTTTATAGGGCAAAGAGAGATTATTAATACACTCAAAAAGGCACTCAATAAACCTTTTCACGCATACATTTTTGAAGGTGAAAAAGGACTTGGCAAAAAGCTTTTGGCAATGACCTTTTCAAAGCAAGTTTTGTGTGAAGAAAAGCTTGCGTGTGGGGTTTGTAAAAGTTGCAGGCTCTTTGACGCATTCACACACCCGGATTTTAAATTAATAAAGAGAGATGAAGACAGAAAAGAGATATCTGTTGATGCTATTAGAGAGATTATAAAAGACATTTCACGAGGACCTATTTTTGCAACAAAAAAGATATATGTAATACAAGAAGCTGAGGAGATGTCAACAAGTGCTCAAAATGCACTTTTAAAGACCTTAGAAGAGCCTCCAGAGTATGCCCTTTTTATTCTCACATGCAACAATTTAGAAAGACTTTTGCCGACAGTTATTTCAAGGTCATTAGTGCTTTCATTCAAAAGGTACAGCTCAAGCGAAATCTCTGAGATTTTAAAAAAACATGAGCTTGAACCCAAAGACTATGTTTTAAAACTTTGCAGAGGGAATCCTAAAATTGCTCTTGATTTTTATGATAAAGAGGTTCAAAATAAAAGAGACTATATTTTTGATAAACTTCTTTCATACGATGGGGCAAGTTTTAGTTTGATAAAAGAATTTGAAAGTGATTTTGAAAAGTTTAAAGACGACTTTGCATTTTTATTTGAAACAGTTATATACTTTTTACGAGATGCGCTTATGTTCAAAAAGACAAACCTTGTTGAGCTTATTATAAACACAGACAAGTTAGAAAAGATAGTTGAGTTTGCAAACAAGCATACAATCTCTCATATATACAGGCTATTGCAGGATTTTATAATGTTAGAAAAGTATCCTGATGCAAATGTAATCTCAGACAATGTGCTTGACATGATTTTTTTAAAACTATCAGGGGGCTAA
- a CDS encoding indolepyruvate ferredoxin oxidoreductase subunit alpha, with the protein MAYYITDDCISCGACESECPVSCISPGDGKYVINEEECISCGACANVCPVDAPKPRE; encoded by the coding sequence ATGGCATATTACATCACAGATGATTGTATTTCATGCGGCGCATGCGAGAGCGAATGCCCTGTTTCGTGCATATCCCCTGGCGATGGAAAGTATGTAATTAACGAAGAAGAATGCATCTCATGCGGTGCATGCGCAAATGTATGTCCAGTTGATGCTCCAAAGCCAAGAGAGTAG
- a CDS encoding YaaR family protein, giving the protein MRVEDVKRNNINNVAFFQDQRRVERAKDSFSNYVKQLEKDEIINRIKELINKIDSLGKSLAERLDLSTLKEYKKAIRELLGYTVFSSHEYFSESLFGRKGRHKVFGIVKKIDEKMDMLTQEILKKEADNLKVLSYVGEIKGLLVDLFI; this is encoded by the coding sequence ATGAGAGTAGAAGATGTTAAAAGAAACAATATAAATAATGTAGCGTTTTTTCAAGACCAGCGAAGAGTTGAAAGGGCAAAAGACTCTTTTTCAAACTATGTAAAGCAGCTTGAGAAAGATGAAATTATCAATAGAATAAAAGAGCTTATTAACAAAATAGACTCTCTTGGCAAGAGCCTTGCAGAAAGATTGGACCTTTCGACGCTAAAAGAGTATAAAAAGGCGATAAGAGAACTTTTGGGATATACAGTATTCTCTTCTCACGAATATTTTAGTGAAAGTCTTTTTGGCAGAAAAGGCAGACACAAGGTGTTTGGTATTGTTAAAAAAATTGATGAAAAAATGGATATGTTAACTCAGGAGATTTTGAAAAAAGAAGCGGACAATCTCAAAGTTTTGTCATATGTAGGGGAAATAAAAGGGCTACTTGTTGACCTATTTATCTAA
- a CDS encoding 2-isopropylmalate synthase, producing MGKRVIKIFDTTLRDGEQTPGVSLNVNEKLEIAKQLEKLKVDVIEAGFAIASPGDFEAIKVISENIKDAVIVSLARAIEKDIDRAYEALKKASSPRIHTFIATSDIHMKYKLKMTEDEVLERAIAMVKYAKRYVSDVEFSCEDATRSRIEFLIKVFDAVIKAGATVINIPDTVGYTTPEEMKRIIRAIKENIPDIDKVQISVHCHNDLGLAVANSLAAVEEGVHQVECTINGLGERAGNAALEEIVMALKTRKDFYDVDVLIDTTQIYRTSKLVSSLTGVFVQPNKAIVGANAFAHESGIHQHGVLSERTTYEIIDPVSIGLPKNRMVLGKHSGRHAFEERLKELGYTDLTREEIDAAFEKFKVLADKKKVVLDKDIEALLEQKSLNIPETYELVRFQIISGNGLISTASVRIKSGEEEFEEAATGDGPVDAIFKAIDRITGLQVELDDYSIKAVTQGKDALGEVTVRIKKDGKAFLGRGLSTDILEASAKAYVNAINKMLYKISEE from the coding sequence ATGGGAAAAAGAGTGATAAAAATATTTGATACCACGCTCAGAGATGGTGAGCAAACACCAGGTGTGTCGCTCAACGTTAATGAAAAGCTTGAGATTGCAAAACAGCTTGAAAAACTCAAAGTTGATGTAATAGAAGCAGGATTTGCAATAGCCTCTCCTGGCGATTTTGAGGCAATAAAAGTAATATCTGAGAATATAAAGGATGCAGTAATAGTCTCTTTGGCAAGAGCGATTGAAAAAGACATAGACAGAGCATATGAAGCACTCAAAAAGGCTTCATCCCCAAGAATTCATACATTCATTGCAACAAGTGATATTCATATGAAATACAAGCTCAAGATGACAGAAGATGAGGTACTCGAGCGAGCAATTGCTATGGTAAAATATGCAAAAAGATATGTGTCTGATGTAGAGTTTTCATGTGAGGATGCAACACGTTCAAGGATTGAGTTTTTGATAAAGGTATTTGACGCTGTTATAAAGGCTGGTGCAACAGTTATAAACATACCAGACACGGTAGGCTACACAACACCTGAAGAGATGAAAAGGATTATTCGAGCAATAAAAGAAAACATTCCTGACATTGACAAGGTTCAAATTTCAGTTCACTGCCACAACGACTTAGGTCTTGCTGTTGCAAACTCACTTGCAGCGGTAGAAGAAGGGGTTCATCAGGTTGAATGTACAATAAACGGTCTTGGTGAGAGGGCTGGGAATGCTGCCTTAGAGGAAATTGTTATGGCTCTTAAGACAAGAAAAGACTTTTATGATGTTGATGTTTTGATAGATACAACCCAGATTTATCGAACAAGCAAGCTTGTGTCTTCTCTTACAGGTGTATTTGTTCAGCCAAACAAAGCAATAGTTGGTGCAAATGCTTTTGCGCACGAGTCTGGGATTCATCAGCATGGTGTACTTTCGGAAAGAACTACTTATGAGATTATTGACCCTGTATCAATTGGTCTCCCTAAGAACAGGATGGTTTTGGGTAAGCATTCTGGCCGCCATGCGTTTGAAGAAAGGCTCAAAGAGCTTGGATATACAGACCTCACAAGAGAAGAAATTGACGCTGCGTTTGAAAAGTTTAAAGTTTTGGCAGATAAAAAGAAGGTTGTGCTTGACAAAGACATTGAGGCACTTTTAGAACAAAAGTCGCTCAATATTCCAGAGACATATGAGCTTGTGAGGTTCCAGATAATAAGCGGAAACGGTCTTATATCAACTGCATCTGTAAGGATAAAATCGGGTGAGGAGGAGTTTGAAGAGGCGGCGACAGGTGATGGTCCTGTTGATGCAATCTTCAAGGCAATTGACAGAATTACAGGTCTTCAGGTTGAACTTGATGATTATAGCATAAAGGCTGTCACCCAGGGCAAGGATGCTCTTGGCGAGGTAACAGTCAGAATTAAGAAGGATGGCAAAGCGTTTTTGGGAAGAGGCTTATCTACAGATATTTTAGAAGCAAGCGCAAAGGCGTATGTAAATGCTATAAATAAGATGCTGTATAAAATTTCAGAGGAGTAA
- a CDS encoding PSP1 domain-containing protein gives MAEVVGVRFKKAGKIYWFDPNNIDLKAGDDVIVETVRGIEMGKVMIEKREVPDEEIVQPLKKVVRKATEEDYKKAQENMEKAARALEICKEKVQKHGLPMKLLHAEYTFDNNKLLFYFTAEGRVDFRELVKDLAAVFRTRIELRQIGVRDDTKFRGGLGPCGREVCCAVHLCEFVPISIKMAKQQGLVLNPAKISGLCGRLMCCLTYEQKFYEEAMLKLPGIGAIVKTADGIGEVVEVSVLKEKIKVRFEDEMQNVEVKEYSVGEFEILKDTKKIQQPVITLDDDELKELLDLEE, from the coding sequence ATGGCAGAAGTTGTTGGAGTTAGATTCAAAAAAGCAGGGAAGATATACTGGTTTGACCCGAATAACATAGATTTAAAAGCCGGAGATGACGTCATTGTTGAGACGGTCCGTGGAATTGAAATGGGAAAAGTTATGATAGAAAAAAGAGAGGTGCCTGACGAAGAGATAGTCCAACCTCTCAAAAAGGTAGTAAGAAAGGCAACAGAAGAGGATTACAAAAAGGCTCAAGAGAACATGGAAAAGGCTGCAAGAGCACTTGAGATTTGCAAGGAAAAAGTACAAAAGCATGGTCTTCCTATGAAGCTTTTGCATGCCGAGTACACATTTGACAACAACAAGCTTCTTTTCTATTTCACAGCAGAAGGAAGGGTTGATTTCAGAGAACTTGTAAAAGACCTTGCAGCAGTTTTCAGAACAAGGATTGAGCTGAGACAAATAGGTGTCAGAGACGACACAAAGTTCCGTGGTGGTTTGGGACCATGTGGTCGTGAGGTTTGCTGTGCAGTGCATCTTTGTGAGTTTGTACCAATTTCAATAAAGATGGCAAAGCAGCAGGGGCTTGTTTTAAACCCTGCAAAGATATCCGGCCTTTGCGGCAGGCTCATGTGCTGCTTGACATACGAGCAAAAATTCTATGAAGAGGCAATGTTAAAGCTTCCCGGGATAGGTGCGATTGTAAAAACAGCCGATGGTATAGGTGAAGTAGTTGAGGTAAGCGTCTTAAAAGAAAAGATAAAGGTCAGATTTGAAGATGAAATGCAAAATGTAGAGGTAAAAGAATACTCTGTTGGTGAGTTTGAGATTCTAAAAGACACCAAAAAGATTCAACAGCCGGTTATTACACTTGATGACGACGAGCTAAAAGAGCTTTTGGATTTGGAAGAATAA
- a CDS encoding FumA C-terminus/TtdB family hydratase beta subunit, which translates to MNRIYVPVQNPEEIQKLKCGQEVLVYGKLFVARDAAHKRLFEMIQKGRKIPIDFKNGAIYYMGPCPEKPGEVIGPCGPTTAGRMDVFTPMMLELGIKVLIGKGKRSDAVKEAIKKHGSVYLATFGGAAMLIQSCVKSQRIVMFDDLGAEAIREIEVESLPCIVAIDSQGEDIYEIGPRKYAKDFR; encoded by the coding sequence TTGAACAGGATTTATGTTCCAGTTCAAAATCCTGAGGAGATACAGAAGCTAAAATGTGGTCAAGAAGTTTTAGTGTATGGCAAACTTTTTGTTGCAAGGGATGCTGCTCACAAAAGGCTTTTTGAAATGATTCAAAAAGGAAGAAAAATCCCAATAGATTTTAAAAACGGTGCGATATATTATATGGGTCCCTGTCCTGAAAAGCCAGGTGAAGTAATAGGACCATGTGGCCCAACAACAGCAGGCAGGATGGATGTATTTACTCCCATGATGCTTGAGCTTGGAATAAAGGTTTTAATTGGAAAGGGTAAAAGAAGTGACGCTGTAAAAGAGGCAATTAAAAAACATGGCAGCGTTTATCTTGCTACATTTGGTGGTGCTGCAATGTTGATTCAAAGCTGTGTAAAATCTCAAAGGATTGTTATGTTTGATGACCTTGGTGCAGAGGCAATTCGTGAAATTGAGGTCGAAAGCTTGCCATGCATTGTTGCAATAGATTCTCAAGGGGAAGATATATATGAAATTGGACCAAGAAAGTATGCAAAGGATTTTAGATAA